One genomic region from Saprospiraceae bacterium encodes:
- a CDS encoding DPP IV N-terminal domain-containing protein, with protein MRLKFSISLFFVISAFLTAYTQQKTLTLEDIYTHNLYAARGVGSLRWMKDNMGYSTLEKNETAHGNDLVRYDVLSGKRSILVSANQLIPAGSSLPLTIEDYTWSEDNKSVLIFTNTRKVWRLNSRGDYWVLHLNTGKLKKLGKGLEGATLMFAKFSPKADRVAYVSKLNIYVENLLTGVITSLTRDGGKNIINGTFDWVYEEELDDRDGFRWSPDGKNIVYWQSDTKGVGTFYLIDNVDSIYSRPIPLPYPKVGTDNSAVKIGVVAAGGGATKWFNIPGDPRNHYLARMDFIPGSDEVMIQQLNRLQNTNKVWVGNVKTMSVKNIMTDQDEAFLDVHDNIAWLDQNQSFTWTSERDGWLHLYKVSRDGKNIALITKGDFDVVNINCIDPVGGYVYYIASPENYTQRYLYRSKLDGSGDAQRVSPSSMAGQHSYQISADAKYAIHTFENAATPRRISVIDLADHREIRILEDNAILKSRINELGLRSKEFFKVDIGDVVLDAWMIKPKDFDPSKKYPLIMYVYGEPAGSTVQDNWAGGDLWHQYLAQQGYVVMSVDNLGTRVPRGREFRKSIYRQIGLLASDDQAKAVKKITETYPFVDATRIGSWGWSGGGQMTLMAMFRHPEIYKAGIAVSFVALQNLYDNIYQERYMGLPKDNVDGYREGSPLNHAKNLRGNLLIMHGTGDDNVHYQNFEMLVNELVKHNKLFSMMSYPMRDHGIYQGENTTLHLRRTMEQYWKKNL; from the coding sequence ATGCGACTTAAATTTTCAATCAGTTTGTTTTTCGTCATCTCGGCTTTTTTAACTGCTTATACTCAGCAAAAAACTTTGACGCTGGAAGATATTTATACCCATAACCTTTATGCGGCCAGGGGAGTTGGCTCACTGCGCTGGATGAAAGACAACATGGGATATTCCACCCTTGAAAAAAATGAAACTGCTCATGGCAATGATCTCGTGCGGTATGATGTACTGAGTGGTAAAAGATCAATCCTGGTAAGCGCCAATCAATTAATTCCCGCTGGGAGCTCCCTTCCACTGACGATTGAAGACTATACCTGGTCGGAAGACAACAAGTCAGTCCTGATCTTTACCAATACCCGAAAAGTCTGGCGCCTAAACTCCAGGGGAGATTATTGGGTACTTCATCTCAATACCGGTAAGCTGAAAAAGTTAGGTAAAGGCTTAGAGGGAGCCACCTTGATGTTTGCTAAATTTTCCCCAAAAGCGGATAGGGTAGCTTATGTGAGTAAACTGAATATTTACGTGGAAAACTTACTGACGGGGGTTATCACTTCCTTGACTAGAGATGGGGGCAAAAATATCATCAATGGTACTTTCGATTGGGTATATGAAGAAGAATTAGATGATCGGGATGGATTTAGATGGAGCCCGGATGGGAAAAATATAGTCTATTGGCAGTCTGATACAAAAGGAGTAGGTACATTTTATCTGATAGACAATGTCGATTCGATATATTCAAGACCAATTCCTTTGCCTTATCCCAAAGTAGGTACGGATAATTCTGCTGTAAAGATCGGCGTAGTGGCTGCCGGCGGAGGTGCTACCAAATGGTTCAATATACCCGGTGATCCACGCAATCATTATTTGGCTCGCATGGATTTTATACCTGGTTCTGATGAAGTCATGATTCAACAATTAAATCGTCTGCAGAATACCAACAAGGTTTGGGTCGGAAATGTTAAGACCATGTCAGTTAAAAACATAATGACTGATCAGGACGAGGCCTTCCTGGATGTACACGACAATATAGCCTGGCTGGATCAAAATCAATCTTTTACCTGGACTAGTGAGCGGGATGGATGGTTGCATCTCTATAAAGTGTCCCGTGATGGTAAAAATATCGCTCTGATCACAAAGGGCGATTTTGATGTGGTGAACATTAATTGTATTGACCCGGTAGGAGGTTATGTATATTATATCGCTTCGCCGGAGAATTATACCCAGCGATATCTATATAGAAGCAAGCTGGATGGAAGTGGCGATGCCCAAAGGGTTTCTCCGTCGTCAATGGCTGGGCAACATAGTTATCAGATATCTGCGGATGCCAAATACGCCATTCATACTTTTGAAAATGCAGCCACTCCCCGTCGCATCTCCGTTATTGATCTGGCTGATCACCGTGAAATCAGGATTTTAGAAGACAATGCAATTTTAAAATCCAGAATAAATGAATTGGGACTAAGGTCCAAAGAGTTTTTTAAAGTCGATATCGGTGATGTAGTGCTCGATGCCTGGATGATAAAACCCAAAGATTTTGATCCATCGAAAAAATACCCGCTCATCATGTACGTGTATGGAGAACCGGCTGGATCAACGGTGCAGGATAATTGGGCGGGCGGAGACCTATGGCATCAGTATTTGGCCCAACAGGGATATGTGGTCATGAGTGTGGACAATCTGGGGACCCGGGTACCTCGTGGCAGGGAATTTAGAAAATCTATTTATCGCCAGATCGGATTATTAGCCTCTGATGATCAGGCCAAAGCTGTGAAGAAAATTACTGAAACCTATCCCTTCGTAGATGCCACCAGAATCGGAAGCTGGGGATGGAGCGGTGGTGGTCAAATGACTTTGATGGCGATGTTTCGGCATCCTGAAATATATAAAGCAGGTATAGCCGTTTCGTTTGTAGCGCTGCAAAATTTATATGACAATATTTACCAGGAACGGTATATGGGACTGCCTAAAGATAATGTTGATGGATATCGGGAAGGTTCACCCTTGAATCATGCCAAAAACCTGCGGGGAAATCTCCTGATCATGCATGGCACCGGCGACGACAATGTACATTACCAGAACTTCGAAATGCTGGTCAATGAATTGGTCAAACATAATAAGCTCTTTAGCATGATGTCCTACCCCATGAGAGATCATGGTATCTATCAGGGGGAGAATACTACCCTGCATCTGCGTAGAACGATGGAGCAGTATTGGAAAAAGAATTTGTAA
- a CDS encoding DUF5009 domain-containing protein yields MDIKARNLSLDVFRGITICFMIIVNTPGNGDCVFGPLNHARWHGFTPTDLVFPSFLFAVGNAIYFGMKSWQSMNSSAVYSKILKRTAIIFLLGFLMYWFPFVHHTNNGLAFNPFSHTRILGVLQRIALCYGIGAILIYRFSWKTILIIACSLLLVYWGLMAWGGDYNMLTQLGQKIDLAILGENHMYHGEGVAFEPEGILSTLPSIVNVLAGYLTALFMLNGGVDKNKLMRLAILGLGLLLLSWGWNEFFPINKKLWTSSFVLQTVGWDLIILSFLTYSIDILNARVGVSFFRTAGRNPLVIYLLSEVLAILLGFLSNSNGQSWSSGIYDAVFSHAGCYVGSFLYAVCFMLVCWSLGWWLDKRGVYIKV; encoded by the coding sequence ATGGATATAAAAGCGCGCAATCTTTCCCTCGATGTATTCAGAGGGATTACGATATGTTTTATGATTATCGTCAATACACCGGGTAATGGCGATTGTGTATTTGGGCCCCTCAATCACGCCAGGTGGCATGGGTTCACTCCAACCGATTTGGTGTTTCCTTCCTTTTTGTTCGCAGTGGGCAATGCAATCTATTTTGGTATGAAATCCTGGCAGTCCATGAATTCGTCAGCGGTGTATTCAAAAATTTTAAAGCGTACTGCGATCATATTTCTTTTGGGGTTTTTGATGTATTGGTTTCCGTTTGTGCATCATACCAATAATGGTTTGGCTTTTAATCCTTTCAGTCACACCAGAATCCTGGGTGTCCTTCAGCGAATTGCTTTATGTTATGGTATTGGGGCCATCCTGATCTATCGATTTTCATGGAAAACCATTTTGATAATAGCTTGTAGCCTCTTGCTTGTTTATTGGGGCCTGATGGCCTGGGGAGGTGATTATAATATGCTTACTCAACTTGGGCAAAAAATCGATCTTGCAATTTTAGGTGAAAATCATATGTATCATGGAGAAGGTGTCGCATTCGAGCCGGAAGGTATATTAAGTACTTTGCCTTCGATTGTCAATGTATTGGCTGGGTATCTTACTGCACTTTTTATGCTCAATGGGGGTGTGGACAAAAACAAACTGATGCGACTCGCTATACTTGGACTCGGATTATTATTATTGAGTTGGGGCTGGAACGAATTTTTTCCAATCAACAAAAAATTATGGACATCATCTTTTGTGCTCCAAACAGTTGGCTGGGATCTGATCATATTATCATTTTTGACTTATTCCATTGATATTTTAAACGCACGGGTCGGCGTATCTTTTTTTAGAACGGCTGGTCGCAATCCACTCGTGATCTATCTATTATCAGAAGTACTGGCCATTTTGCTGGGATTCTTAAGCAATTCAAATGGTCAGTCCTGGTCATCGGGGATATATGACGCTGTTTTTTCGCATGCCGGCTGTTATGTGGGTTCCTTCCTATATGCTGTTTGTTTTATGCTGGTGTGCTGGAGCCTGGGCTGGTGGTTAGATAAACGAGGAGTGTATATTAAAGTGTAA
- a CDS encoding L-serine ammonia-lyase, iron-sulfur-dependent, subunit alpha: protein MSTYPSIFNDVIGPVMRGPSSSHCAASLRIARMCRDLMDDQIKDIVIEFDPHGSLATTHKSQGSDMGLFGGFLGWEAYDERLPESEKYLSTAGISVSINIAPLDFDHPNTYKIHLSNDHEARHLIAISTGGGMIEVIQIDGAAVSMAGDYFETLIYCKNPEHIIAFIEASMVYDDIVFHPGEKSFIEVKSQAAFKDILLDELKAMESVNAIKTLKPVLPILARKDMQVPFITCNEMLDYNRNKNFSLWELAMAYESARGNVSDQEVFEKMRSIIRIMGSAIDTGLKGTQYHDRILGSQSLQLQEKLAGHQLVGGDANNRVILYVSAIMEVKSSMGVIVAAPTAGSCGALPGAIFGIAHSLGLHEDEIVKAMLSAGLIGVFIAAHATFAAEVGGCMAETGSGGGMAAAAIVGMKGGSLAQCLTASSLALQNSLGIICDPIGNRVEAPCLGRNVMAATNAISCANMALSDYVQLIPLDEVIETMKLVGDQIHHTLRCTNLGGLSITKAAKEIEAMLEEEPSRFFKNC, encoded by the coding sequence ATGTCTACCTATCCCAGCATATTTAATGATGTCATCGGCCCTGTGATGCGTGGCCCCTCCAGTTCACATTGTGCCGCGTCCCTGCGCATCGCTCGCATGTGTAGAGATCTGATGGATGATCAAATCAAAGATATTGTCATCGAATTTGATCCTCATGGTTCACTAGCTACCACGCACAAAAGCCAGGGTTCGGACATGGGGCTGTTCGGTGGATTCCTGGGGTGGGAGGCTTATGACGAACGATTGCCTGAATCTGAAAAATATCTATCAACAGCTGGTATCTCTGTCAGCATCAATATAGCTCCTTTAGATTTTGATCATCCTAATACCTATAAGATCCATCTAAGCAATGATCATGAGGCCAGGCACTTGATAGCGATCTCAACAGGTGGTGGTATGATCGAAGTGATCCAAATAGATGGCGCTGCTGTGTCTATGGCTGGAGATTATTTTGAAACATTGATTTATTGCAAAAACCCGGAGCACATCATTGCATTTATAGAAGCATCTATGGTCTACGATGACATTGTATTCCATCCGGGAGAAAAAAGTTTTATTGAAGTCAAATCGCAGGCTGCATTTAAGGATATCCTTCTTGACGAATTAAAGGCAATGGAGAGTGTCAATGCCATTAAAACATTAAAACCTGTATTGCCCATATTAGCGAGAAAAGATATGCAGGTACCTTTTATTACTTGCAACGAGATGTTGGATTACAACCGGAATAAAAATTTCTCTTTATGGGAATTGGCTATGGCTTATGAGTCGGCCAGAGGAAATGTCTCCGACCAGGAAGTTTTTGAAAAAATGCGGAGCATCATCCGGATCATGGGCAGCGCGATCGACACCGGGTTAAAGGGTACACAGTATCATGATCGCATCCTCGGCAGTCAGTCTCTGCAACTACAGGAAAAATTAGCTGGGCATCAATTGGTTGGAGGTGATGCCAATAATCGTGTCATCTTATATGTCTCCGCCATCATGGAGGTAAAAAGCTCGATGGGTGTGATCGTTGCAGCGCCGACTGCAGGGTCTTGTGGTGCCTTACCCGGCGCGATCTTTGGCATTGCCCATTCCCTCGGCCTCCATGAAGATGAAATCGTAAAAGCGATGTTGTCCGCCGGGCTGATAGGTGTATTTATCGCCGCACATGCCACCTTTGCAGCCGAGGTTGGCGGATGTATGGCCGAGACGGGATCCGGAGGTGGCATGGCAGCAGCTGCCATCGTAGGTATGAAAGGCGGTAGTTTGGCTCAATGTCTCACTGCCTCTTCCCTGGCTTTGCAAAACTCTTTAGGTATCATCTGCGATCCCATCGGTAACCGTGTGGAAGCACCCTGTCTGGGTAGAAATGTAATGGCCGCAACCAATGCCATCTCCTGCGCCAATATGGCACTATCCGATTATGTGCAGCTCATACCGTTAGATGAGGTGATCGAAACGATGAAACTCGTCGGAGATCAGATCCACCATACTCTGAGATGTACTAACCTGGGTGGTTTGTCGATTACCAAAGCGGCCAAGGAGATCGAGGCGATGTTGGAAGAAGAGCCGAGTCGGTTTTTTAAGAACTGTTAG
- a CDS encoding XdhC family protein, which produces MKEIKSIIKQYDQATAKGKKTALATVVHLEGSSYRRPGARMLIEDDGNLTGAISGGCLEGDALRKALHVITQNRAMLVTYDTMDDDDAKFGVGLGCNGIIQVLIEPIDDQDTLNPIELLKEITRLRKESVLVTFFNLRDRKSDQAGTCIIYRDEDDQLRNSTILPPTIGEDIKNSLTRKKSAFKAYDLAASTITAFIEYVELPVALMIIGGGNDAHPLVDMANTLGWEPHVIDGRANYATQDRFAAACSIIVAKPEKVLEQIHIDHRTVFVLMTHNYNYDLSMLKALLSVDTPYIGSLGPKKKLDRMLEEIQEEGILLSPEKLDKIFGPTGLDLGAETAEEIALSILAEIQSRLTSASAKSLRDAGEFIHSREELIIIPSGNS; this is translated from the coding sequence GTGAAAGAAATCAAATCCATCATAAAACAATATGACCAGGCAACGGCAAAAGGCAAAAAAACTGCCCTTGCCACTGTCGTCCACCTCGAAGGATCCTCGTATCGTCGTCCCGGTGCCCGAATGCTGATAGAAGACGATGGCAACCTTACGGGTGCCATCAGCGGTGGTTGCCTTGAAGGAGATGCCCTGCGCAAAGCTCTCCATGTAATCACTCAAAATAGGGCCATGTTGGTCACTTATGACACCATGGACGATGATGATGCCAAATTTGGAGTTGGCCTTGGTTGTAATGGAATCATCCAGGTGCTGATCGAGCCCATAGACGACCAGGATACACTCAATCCCATTGAACTCCTAAAAGAGATTACGCGACTCCGCAAAGAATCAGTTTTAGTCACATTCTTTAACCTCCGGGATCGAAAATCCGACCAGGCGGGTACCTGCATAATATATAGAGATGAGGACGATCAATTAAGGAATTCAACTATTTTACCCCCAACTATTGGTGAGGACATAAAAAATTCACTGACTAGGAAAAAATCAGCTTTTAAAGCCTATGATTTGGCAGCTTCGACCATAACTGCTTTTATCGAATACGTGGAGTTGCCTGTGGCATTGATGATCATAGGGGGCGGCAATGATGCGCACCCTTTGGTCGATATGGCCAATACGCTAGGTTGGGAACCACATGTGATCGATGGCAGAGCCAATTATGCCACGCAAGATCGATTTGCCGCAGCCTGTAGCATTATAGTAGCCAAGCCAGAAAAAGTGCTGGAGCAGATCCACATCGATCATCGCACAGTCTTTGTACTGATGACGCACAATTATAATTATGACCTGTCTATGCTTAAAGCTTTGCTTAGCGTAGATACTCCTTATATCGGTTCCTTGGGTCCAAAGAAAAAATTGGATCGCATGTTAGAGGAAATACAGGAGGAAGGCATCCTACTCTCTCCAGAAAAATTGGATAAAATCTTTGGACCTACAGGATTAGACCTCGGAGCTGAAACGGCTGAAGAAATAGCCCTTTCTATTTTGGCTGAGATACAATCGAGATTGACCTCTGCCTCGGCCAAATCTTTGCGGGATGCCGGTGAATTTATTCATTCAAGGGAAGAATTAATCATCATTCCTTCGGGAAATTCTTAA
- a CDS encoding hemolysin III family protein gives MTNYTRKQEIVHGLTAGPGILFGVSGIPVLIGLAIAHDNVPGIIGSGIYGFCFLFLFTSSTIYHFVQEPGLKKLFRIIDHISIYFLIAGTYTPFLLVYMYNGFGLTLLSILWVMTALGIIFKIYLTGKYEFVSTLMYVLMGWIMLAGGRRFFHGLPLPVIVLVAGGGFLYTAGVIFYTRDRHTYSHTVWHLFVLVAAIFHFVAVMMSM, from the coding sequence ATGACGAACTATACCCGAAAACAAGAGATCGTGCATGGCCTTACAGCCGGTCCGGGTATCTTATTTGGAGTGAGCGGCATACCCGTATTGATTGGATTGGCTATCGCTCATGACAATGTACCAGGCATTATTGGATCAGGTATCTATGGTTTTTGTTTTTTATTTCTATTCACCAGTTCGACGATTTATCATTTTGTGCAGGAGCCCGGGCTGAAAAAATTATTTAGAATCATCGATCATATCAGTATTTACTTTTTAATAGCGGGCACCTACACTCCTTTTTTATTGGTGTATATGTACAATGGTTTTGGCCTTACCCTCTTATCTATTCTATGGGTGATGACAGCCCTGGGTATTATTTTCAAAATTTATCTAACGGGCAAATATGAATTTGTGTCTACCCTCATGTATGTTTTGATGGGTTGGATTATGCTTGCGGGTGGGAGGAGATTTTTCCATGGGCTGCCTTTGCCTGTAATTGTATTGGTTGCTGGAGGAGGCTTTTTATACACGGCAGGGGTGATATTTTATACCAGGGACAGGCATACGTATTCTCATACGGTTTGGCATCTTTTTGTACTGGTAGCTGCTATATTTCATTTTGTGGCGGTGATGATGTCTATGTGA
- a CDS encoding nucleotidyltransferase family protein, translated as MTSHADLQKIGIIVLAAGNSSRLGTAKQLLKDKNGVSFIKRITALALSLSCKKVLCILGANHPAIAQELKDLKATIVINDLWSQGIASSIKLAVHTVNSQFPDLEALLFLVCDQPFVDEKILHQVIYQYFKSGQPIVASHYQNILGTPALFDRSFFPVLLLLEGDRGAGKVIHDHSDRVAMIDFEDGLFDIDTQRDYELYSA; from the coding sequence ATGACATCCCATGCTGATCTTCAAAAAATAGGTATTATCGTGCTGGCAGCTGGTAATTCCTCCCGGTTAGGCACGGCGAAACAATTACTTAAAGATAAAAATGGTGTATCTTTCATCAAAAGAATCACTGCTCTTGCCCTTTCGTTATCCTGTAAAAAAGTACTCTGCATATTGGGAGCCAATCACCCGGCTATCGCACAGGAACTCAAAGATCTCAAAGCTACTATAGTCATCAATGACCTCTGGAGTCAGGGCATAGCCTCTTCCATAAAATTGGCCGTACATACTGTGAATTCACAATTTCCAGACCTGGAGGCCTTACTATTTTTAGTATGTGATCAACCTTTTGTGGACGAGAAAATTCTTCATCAAGTGATATATCAATACTTCAAATCCGGACAACCTATCGTGGCCAGCCATTATCAAAATATCTTAGGCACTCCCGCCTTATTTGATCGATCCTTTTTTCCGGTGCTGTTACTGTTGGAAGGTGATCGCGGTGCGGGCAAAGTAATCCATGATCATTCAGACCGGGTTGCCATGATTGATTTTGAGGATGGCCTATTTGACATAGATACTCAAAGAGACTACGAGTTGTACTCCGCTTAA
- a CDS encoding glycosyl hydrolase produces MKARFPVLLLLFSISVCLVSAQKTKPSKPLTTAAVTIEKTVSYDPMLLNGITWREVGPFRGGRSCTVTGIKGNRDLYYFGSVGGGVWRTQDGGANYENITDKYFGGTIGAVAVAPSDPNVIYVGEGEQTLRGNVSSGWGVWRSTDAGKSWAHIGLKDSRHISRIRIHPTNPDIVYVAALGNLWQPNEMRGVYKTTDGGKTWNRVLYVNDKAGAADLVMDPNNPRILYASTWNMTRNGWRMDSGGPDCHIWKSTDSGDHWEKLTNKPGLPNGTLGIIGLAVSPVNSERIFAQIEADNGGLFRSDDAGETWTKMNDDRGMRQRAWYYTRIYADTKNEDIVYICNVAFFRSKDGGKTFSTLRTPHGDHHDLWIDPEDNQRMILADDGGAQISTDGGNNWTTYYNQPTAQFYRVITDDHFPYRIYGAQQDNSSIRISHRTTGNSITERDWEPSAGGESSYLAIDPANDNVVYGGEYKGYMDRYDHETGQHRSVNIWPDNPVGRGAEVMKYRFNWNYPVMFSPHDPTKLYAGSHYLHVSYDAGTHWEVISPDLTRGEPETIRSSGGPITQDNTGAEFYANILCMQESVLEKDVIYTGSDDGLLYVTRDGGKNWKNITPPTSPKYNMMNSIEPSTLEKGKVYVVATSYKFGDYTPYIYKSSDYGASWTTITSGIPKEEFARVVRADHTRKGLLYAGTEKGMWISFDDGTLWSRFQLNLPPVPIHDLAIKNDNLIAATHGRSFWMIDDITPLQQINDQVAGKSSYLYQPMPSYRMAGGEGRFNPDRQLEGQNHPGGVLIHYFAKNVSERTDAKLEILELDGDLIRAYSNKSKERADQFDLKSGGGRFVWDMRYAGYKTFPGMVFYSSPNLGPKAVPGKYKARLTVDGQVSEQEFEIIGDPRIKTTPAEYQEQFDFLISVRDKVSEAHQAILDIRKTKEDLAYLRKKFGDDKMMLDRIKKFDDELTVIENNIHETRNKSSQDPINYGIKLNNRLAFLLGEQGQGDFPPTEQARQVKALVTKLMDQELKSLSETMKNNLPSVNQLIKP; encoded by the coding sequence ATGAAAGCCAGATTCCCTGTTTTATTGCTTCTATTTTCTATATCGGTATGCTTGGTTTCAGCGCAAAAAACCAAACCTTCCAAGCCACTAACGACTGCAGCTGTAACAATTGAAAAAACAGTATCCTATGACCCAATGCTTCTTAATGGCATCACCTGGCGGGAGGTGGGTCCATTCAGAGGCGGTCGCTCCTGTACGGTGACCGGGATCAAAGGCAACCGCGACCTATATTATTTTGGAAGTGTCGGCGGTGGCGTGTGGCGTACCCAGGATGGAGGGGCTAATTATGAAAATATCACTGACAAATATTTTGGAGGAACGATTGGAGCAGTGGCAGTAGCCCCTTCAGATCCCAATGTCATCTATGTAGGTGAAGGAGAGCAAACCCTTCGGGGCAATGTATCCTCCGGATGGGGTGTTTGGCGAAGCACCGATGCCGGTAAGTCCTGGGCACATATAGGTCTAAAAGATTCAAGGCATATCTCCAGGATCAGGATACATCCTACCAATCCTGATATCGTCTATGTCGCTGCTCTGGGCAATCTATGGCAACCCAATGAAATGCGAGGGGTGTACAAAACTACAGATGGGGGCAAAACCTGGAATCGGGTATTATATGTAAATGACAAAGCAGGAGCTGCCGACCTGGTGATGGATCCGAATAACCCACGAATCTTATATGCAAGTACCTGGAACATGACTCGCAATGGCTGGAGAATGGATAGCGGAGGCCCTGATTGCCATATCTGGAAAAGTACTGATAGCGGAGACCATTGGGAAAAATTGACGAATAAACCGGGGCTGCCGAATGGTACCCTGGGGATCATAGGGCTTGCAGTATCCCCGGTCAATTCTGAGCGGATATTTGCTCAAATTGAAGCTGATAACGGTGGATTATTCAGATCAGATGACGCCGGCGAAACCTGGACAAAAATGAATGATGATCGGGGTATGCGCCAAAGGGCCTGGTACTATACCCGCATCTATGCTGATACAAAAAATGAAGACATCGTCTATATCTGTAATGTAGCCTTTTTCAGAAGCAAAGACGGGGGCAAGACATTCAGCACATTGCGCACACCCCACGGGGATCATCACGATCTTTGGATCGATCCGGAGGATAATCAACGGATGATCCTGGCAGATGATGGTGGCGCTCAGATCAGTACCGATGGAGGTAATAACTGGACGACTTACTACAATCAACCGACCGCTCAATTTTACAGGGTGATTACTGACGATCATTTCCCTTATAGAATCTACGGTGCTCAGCAGGACAACAGCAGTATCCGTATCAGTCACCGTACCACTGGCAATTCAATCACAGAACGAGATTGGGAGCCTTCTGCAGGTGGAGAAAGTTCTTACCTGGCCATAGACCCTGCCAATGACAATGTAGTCTATGGTGGTGAATACAAAGGATATATGGATAGGTATGATCATGAGACCGGTCAACACAGATCGGTCAATATATGGCCTGATAATCCGGTGGGCCGCGGAGCAGAAGTGATGAAATATCGATTTAACTGGAACTATCCGGTCATGTTTTCGCCCCATGATCCTACCAAATTATATGCAGGCTCGCATTATTTGCACGTATCGTACGACGCGGGCACGCATTGGGAAGTAATCAGTCCTGACCTTACTCGTGGAGAACCAGAGACCATCAGATCAAGCGGTGGGCCGATCACCCAGGACAATACCGGAGCGGAGTTTTATGCCAATATCTTATGTATGCAGGAATCTGTTTTAGAAAAAGATGTGATCTATACAGGATCTGACGATGGATTGTTATATGTGACGCGGGATGGTGGAAAAAATTGGAAAAACATCACTCCCCCGACTTCGCCGAAATACAATATGATGAACAGTATCGAGCCCAGCACCTTGGAAAAAGGTAAGGTTTATGTGGTGGCTACTTCGTATAAATTTGGTGACTATACCCCCTATATCTATAAGTCTTCGGATTATGGAGCTAGCTGGACGACGATTACCTCCGGCATCCCCAAAGAAGAATTTGCTCGTGTAGTCAGAGCAGATCATACACGCAAAGGATTATTGTATGCAGGTACCGAAAAAGGCATGTGGATTTCCTTTGATGATGGGACCTTGTGGTCGCGCTTCCAATTGAATTTGCCTCCGGTGCCGATCCATGACCTGGCCATTAAAAACGACAACCTCATCGCCGCAACCCATGGCCGTAGCTTCTGGATGATAGATGATATCACCCCACTCCAGCAAATCAATGATCAGGTAGCAGGCAAATCCTCCTACCTATATCAGCCTATGCCTTCATATAGAATGGCCGGTGGTGAAGGTCGCTTTAATCCCGATCGTCAATTGGAGGGGCAAAATCACCCAGGAGGAGTCCTGATTCATTATTTCGCCAAAAATGTTTCCGAAAGGACAGATGCCAAACTTGAAATCTTGGAATTGGACGGTGATCTCATCAGGGCCTATTCCAATAAATCAAAAGAACGGGCTGACCAGTTTGACCTGAAGTCCGGCGGTGGTAGATTTGTCTGGGATATGCGGTATGCCGGCTACAAGACTTTTCCGGGTATGGTATTTTATTCTTCTCCCAATCTTGGCCCCAAAGCAGTGCCGGGAAAATACAAAGCCAGGCTTACAGTAGATGGGCAGGTGTCCGAGCAGGAGTTTGAGATCATCGGTGACCCTAGAATAAAAACCACTCCCGCCGAATATCAGGAGCAATTTGATTTCCTGATTAGTGTACGCGATAAAGTGAGCGAAGCACACCAGGCTATCCTGGACATTAGAAAGACCAAAGAAGATCTCGCCTACCTGCGTAAAAAATTTGGTGATGATAAAATGATGCTAGATAGAATAAAAAAATTTGACGACGAACTGACTGTCATTGAAAACAATATCCATGAAACCAGAAATAAAAGTAGCCAGGACCCTATCAACTATGGTATCAAGCTCAACAATCGATTGGCATTTTTATTGGGCGAGCAGGGCCAAGGTGATTTTCCACCTACCGAACAAGCACGACAGGTGAAAGCGTTGGTGACCAAACTCATGGACCAGGAATTAAAATCCTTATCAGAAACTATGAAAAACAATCTACCTTCAGTCAACCAATTAATCAAACCTTAA